The DNA sequence TGTGAGCTGAGGTGTTAAGGGGGGGGAAGTAGGTCTGGGTGGGCTCAGACCCACCTAGACTGGCTAAGGGGCTGCCCTATTGTTGCTGTACTCCAGACCTGCacctcagctcctgcctctgccaagcagcagcagcccttggctgccctgggcacaccagCACCACAACTCCTGGATTAACACAGCGAGGGGCATCCACCACCCTGGCACTGCCGTGGTGCCACAGGGAGGTGGCTGGTGACCCTTCCTGCACAGAGCCTGGATCCAGCCATGCACTGTGGCCATGAAGAACCGCTGACACCCGGGcacccccctcctcccctggcccagccagggctttgccaacccaCAGTCTCACGGGCTCCAGAGGCAGCCCCGTCTGTACGACAGTCGTAGGTTGGGTGGTCGGTCCTTGGGGACACTTTTGGGCAGAGATGTGCCCCTTCCCAGTGGGGGACGAGGTGGCCTCAGTTGCAGCCACACTCCTCGATGATCATGTCCTCGTGGTGGCGAACAACGATCTGGCCCTTCTCGTAGTAGAGCATGGAGAGAGGACTCATCTTGACCGGGGAGCAGGCGGGACACGGCACCGTGTTGGGCTTGTAGAGCTGCAGCAAACTCTGTGGGAGACACGGGAAGGGCAGAACATCATCCCTGCCGTGGGAGGAGGGCTGGGAGTGCGGGGGCGTGGGGACAGCAGACCCCTCTTACCTGTATGTACGCGTGGTTGGTGGGCTTGAAGGTCTCATCCACTGGCGAGGGGCACAGCCCTTCACACCGGTAGGCGTTGTACTTTTTGGGGTAGACGatccagctgccccagcccgTCTGCTCGAAATCCACCATCATGTCCACGCGCCTGCAGAGGGCCCTGCCCTCGTCCCGCGGCGCGGCCGCGGCAGCTTCGCTGACTTTGATCCTTTGCTTCTCTATCCTGTTCCTGCGGTGCCGGCGCATCCCCGCGCCCTGGGAGCCGCTGTCACGCATGATGTACTTGGAGTTCTCTGCTGTCCTGATGAGGCTGTGATCTCCTGGAGACTTGTCCGTGGAGAAGACGAGCAGCAGGATTCTGTCCGCCACgtcctggggcagggctggctccccGTGGCCAGCGTCGCTCAGCGCGGGCGAGTGAACTGCGGGGGTGTCCGACCCCCTCACCTCCCAGCGCTCCCTTCCCGCGGCACTGGCGTGCCCGGGGACCACTCCTTGGTGGAGCCAGGACCGGAGCAGGTTAGTGACCTCGAAGACTTCCCAGGAGGCCtgggtggcagaggggctgccGGTCACGGTGCCCAGGAAGAGCTGGTGGGCACAGGTCCCGTCGTCCCGGCACCTGCGCCGCTGACTGTGGTAGATGTCCAGGGAGATGTTGTGGGAGCGGGAGAGCCCGGGCAGACGGACACGGAGCTGGGCCAGACTGACCTCCtggctgctggagagggacgACATGTCGAAGGAGAGCGCCCAGCGGGAGCCGTTCTGCAGGGAGCCTGAAAGCCAAGGGCACGGTGAGGGGACGTGGGGCCGGGGGTGCCAGCACCGGGAGGGACGGTGTCCTCGTGTCCCTTCGGTGGGAGCACGAGGGGCGGGGAAAAACTGTTGGATACACCCCGAGAGCCCCGTGCCGGGGACAGGGATGCTCGGGACAGTGGGGGCCCTGGACAGGGATGCTCGGGGACGGTGCAGGTCCTGGAAACGGTGccggtgccaggacagggatgtctGGGGATAGCGCCAGTCCCGGAAAGAGGAATGGTGCTGATCCCGGAGACAGGGAACCGCGGGGGAACCGAGGACAGTGCCGgtcccaggacagggatgctcaggggtAGTTTGTGTCCCGAGGACAATGCCGGTCACAGGATAGGGATGCTCAGGGATGGTTCGGGTCCCAGGGACAGTGCTGGTCCCAGGACAGGGATCTGGGGCCGCCGTTCCACTCACCATgcggggagaggctgagagcgactgcggcggcggcgcggagcggggcgggaggGGCGCGGAGAAGCTGCAGCATCAGCGCGGGACAGCGCGGCGGGGCGCGGGCCGGGGACCGGGTGAGTGCGCGGATGGGTGCCCGGATGGGTGCTCTGGTGGGTTCTCTGGTCTGTGTCCAGGTGAGTGCCCGAGTGGGTGCTCTGGTGGGTTGTCTGGTCTGTGTCCAGGTGGCTGCTCGGGTGGGTGCCCTGGTCTGTGTCCAGGTGAGTGCCCGAGTGGGTGTTCTGGTCGGTGCCCGGGTGGATGCCCGGGCTGATGCgcagcccaggcagagcagggcgaGGGCGCAGAGCGCCAGCGCGGGCGCAGAGCGGAGCGGGACCCGCATGTCTGCCCGGGCCACCCGCAGCCGCCCTATTTGTACAGCGGCCCCGAGCGCCGCCCCAGGCGGCCCCGGCACCCCCCTCGCCGgcagccccctcccctcttcTCCCCGTCCCTCTTCCCAGCCCTCCGTCCCTatctccatcctccctcccctccacccccatCTCCCCGTGCCATCCCTCCCCGTTTCCAACTCCCTCGTCTCTCGTTCCTCTGTTTCTGCCGCTCTCCTCCTCACCCTTCCCTAACTGCCTCCAGCCTTATCCATCCCTGACTCAGCCCTCCAGCCCTCCCGTTCTTCTCCTCCCCGTCCCTCTCTCCGTCCacctccccatctctcctggaCTCGTCCCCGTCCCggctctctccatccctctccatccctgtcctgccatGGCTGGTGGGCGCGGGGCCGGCACATTCCTTCCCCCCCATCaatcctgtcctgctcctcgGAGAAGGGGCGAGGCCGTGGGATACCCCAACCTCTGCAGGGTGCGGGTGCCACGGGGGTTCCCTCTCCCCCCGCAAGGCGATGCTTCTCCTTCCCGCGGGGAAACGCGCTCAGTCCTCCCGTGGGATACCGGGCAACCCTGGGCCCTGCTCACGGTGTATTTATTCACCCGCTGTCAGACCCGCACCTCTCGCTCTCACGCTGTGGCCGAGTGACGTCAGGGCCATCCGGGGGGTGTGACGTCACAGCGCGAAAAACTGACATCACGGAGCGAAATGATGACACAACAGCTGCGCGAGGAGACGCCACGACAGCGCGACATGACATTAGGGTAGCTCAAGACGTCGTCACGGACAGGCGGGTCGACATCACGGCAGTGCAGAGTGACGTCACGACACATACAATGACGTCATGTGTTTGCCCCGCCCCACGCGGCGCAGTTCCCGAGGTCTCCGCCAGGCGGCGCCGCCGCGCGGTGGGGCCCACCCGGAGAGAGCCATCGCCGTTTGAAGGGCAGGGTCTCGCGAGACCCACGCTGGGCTCTCGCAGGCGCGGGCGaacatggcggcggcggcggcggcggagggcGCGGAGCCCCCCCCGGAGCCTCCCCCGGCCCCCGAACCCCCGGCCCCACCAGAGCCGCCCCCTGCCGACCCCGAGGCTGGGTACGGCCCTCCCTGCGCGGATCCGAGAGCACCCGGGCAACCCCCGCACCGTGAGGGTTATGgcgggggggggaaggaaagggccCACCCGCCACGTTGCCATGGGAACGAGGATGGGGGGGATTGGGGAAGGGGGGACCTGCACCTCCCCGGGGGGGTCCGAGGGGTCCCAGTGACACCGGGAGGGTGGGAGAGACGCGGGTCCCCTGCGcgtgctgccccatcccagggtcggggctgagcccccccatTCCTTCCCGGGGTcggggctgagcccccccatTCCTTCCCGGGGTcggggctgtgtccccccatTCCTCCCAGGGGTcggggctgtgtccccccatTCCTCCCAGGGGtcggggctgtgtcccctcatTCGTTCCCGGGGTCGGGGCTGGGTCCCCCCATTCCTTCCCGGGGTcggggctgtgtccccccatTCGTTCCCGGGGTCGGGGCTGTGTCCCCCTATTCGTTCCCGGGGTcggggctgtgtccccccatTCCTTCCCGGGGtcggggctgtgtcccctcatTCCTTCCCGGGGTcggggctgagcccccccatTCGCTCCCGGGGTcggggctgtgtccccacaTCCATCCCCAAGGTCCAGGCTGTGTCCCCCCATCCATTCCCGGGGTCCGGGCTGGGGGCTCCCTCACAcctctgtctctgccctggcagtgggGACACCGCCCTGGTCGATGTCACCACGGCCATGGAGACCGAGTCCGCCAACGGGAAGGAGCCCCTGGTAGGTGCAGAGCGAGGGGAATGTTGGTTCGGCCCAAAGGGACTTTACATCCCCCCAGCGCCAGGTTTGGCGTGGTAAAGGATTGTTTGGGGAGCTAAATCCTCATCCTTGTGAACTGACTCTATAGAACAGCTCCAGGGGGAGGGATTTATTCCCTTTAAAGTCTGGTGTGGTGCCGGGTCCGCCCTGAGgctgggtcagtgtgtgatgattccctgccctgggtcagtgtgtgattccctgccctgggtcagtgtgtgattccctgccctggtcagtgtgtgattccctgccctgggtcagtgtgtgattccctgccctgccctgggtcagtgtgtgattccctgccctgccctggtcagtgtgtgattccctgccctggtcagtgtgtgattccctgccctgggtcagtgtgtgattccctgccctgggtcagtgtgtgattccctgccctgggtcagtgtgtgattccctgccctgggcagtgtgtgattccctggccctgccctgggcagtgtgtgattccctgccctgggcagtgtgtgattccctggccctgccctgggcagtgtgtgattccctgccctgggcagtgtgtgattccctgccctgggtcagtgtgtgattccctgccctgggcagtgtgtgattccctgccctgggcagtgtgtgattccctggtcctgccctgggtcagtgtgtgattccctggccctgccctgggtcagtgtgtgatgattccctgccctgccctgggtcagtgtgtgattccctaccctgggcagtgtgtgattccctggcctgggtcagtgtgtgattccctgccctgccctgggtcagtgtgtgattccctgccctgggcagtgtgtgattccctgccctgggtcagtgtgtgattccctgccctgccctgggtcagtgtgtgattccctgccctgggtcagtgtgtgattccctgccctgccctgggtcagtgtgtgattccctgccctgccctgggtcagtgtgtgattccctgccctgccctgggtcagtgtgtgattccctgccctgggtcagtgtgtgattccctgccctgggtcagtgtgtgattccctgccctgggcagtgtgtgattccctgccctgggcactgtgtgattccctgccctgggcagtgtgtgattccctgccctgggcagtgtgtgattccctgccctgggtcagtgtgtgattccctgccctgccctgggcagtgtgtgattccctgccctgggcagtgtgtgattccctgccctgccctgggcagtgtgtgattccctgccctgggcagtgtgtgattccctgccctgccctgggtcagtgtgtgattccctgccctgccctgggtcagtgtgtgattccctgccctgggtcagtgtgtgattccctgccctgggtcagtgtgtgattccctgccctgggcagtgtgtgattccctgccctgggtcagtgtgtgattccctgccctgccctgggtcagtgtgtgattccctgccctgggtcag is a window from the Pithys albifrons albifrons isolate INPA30051 chromosome 29, PitAlb_v1, whole genome shotgun sequence genome containing:
- the LOC139683751 gene encoding nodal homolog, yielding MRVPLRSAPALALCALALLCLGCASARASTRAPTRTPTRALTWTQTRAPTRAATWTQTRQPTRAPTRALTWTQTREPTRAPIRAPIRALTRSPARAPPRCPALMLQLLRAPPAPLRAAAAVALSLSPHGSLQNGSRWALSFDMSSLSSSQEVSLAQLRVRLPGLSRSHNISLDIYHSQRRRCRDDGTCAHQLFLGTVTGSPSATQASWEVFEVTNLLRSWLHQGVVPGHASAAGRERWEVRGSDTPAVHSPALSDAGHGEPALPQDVADRILLLVFSTDKSPGDHSLIRTAENSKYIMRDSGSQGAGMRRHRRNRIEKQRIKVSEAAAAAPRDEGRALCRRVDMMVDFEQTGWGSWIVYPKKYNAYRCEGLCPSPVDETFKPTNHAYIQSLLQLYKPNTVPCPACSPVKMSPLSMLYYEKGQIVVRHHEDMIIEECGCN